AATTAAGTGTGCTGAACTGGATATAGGTAAAAATTCGCCAATACCTTGTACAATCCCAAGAATAATCGCAATATACCATAACATATATACACTATGCCTCCTTTTAATAAATAGTCGCAAAATAACTTTATCCCATTTAGGGATTTCGATATTGGTATTAACCATACTGTTCCATCTGAATGATCTAAGCCTGATGCAAACACAACCATTTATTGATATTGACTGGCTTTGATTAATAGCATATCATGGCTTCCGACGCGGTACTTTTTAACCAACCAATCGTCAGGGCAAGTTTGCCCAAACGTCTTATAAAATCTATCGGCACTGGCAACAACCAATAGTTTTTCCCCCGGTCGCTTTAAGAATTCATACACTTCTTCAACATGATCTAATACGGGATCAAAGTAGATTCCGTTATAAAAAATAAAACCGCTATCGTTATTCTCAAAACCCCATAAACCCACTGGCTGATTGGCTGTCCTCTGACGCGCTAATTCTTCCGCTAAATACCGTTCACTCTTGAGCGGATTTACAGCCGGCATCACGACACCCTTTAAAACCAGGATTAAGCTGATAGCAAAAGCGATTACAACTCCAAATATTATCCGTTTGTCTTTATGAAACAAAGCGGCGCCAAAAATGCAACCAAAAATAATAGCCAACCCTGCCAGACTAAAACTGACGAAATCGATGGCGGCTTTATTGGCTAAAGAGGCAACCGCTGCCTTTCCCGCCAAGACATCGCCTTTCATCAGTAAAAATATGCCAATGACCAATAAAATAATGCCAATACTCGCTGCCGGTACTCTCAATCCCTTCATTGACTTGATTTTTTGGGTTAGATGCTGTTCAAAGTACCATGCCGTTAAAATCGCGAAAGCCGGATATAATTGGAGTAGATAAAGCCCCCGTTTGGAACCGATCGCGCTAAAAATAACAAAAGTGGCGATCAGCCAGATTGCGCTGAACTTTATCATTTCCGGCAGTTGATTTCGGTTTTTATATAAACTGTGAAAAGTTGGTATAAGGAAAATTGTCCAAGGAAGCGCTTCCAGCGGAAAAGTAATCAAATAATAGTAAAACGGATTAGGATGGCCATCCGCCCCGCTGGCATAGCCTAAAACTTTATTCAATACTGTAACCTTAAAATAATAATACCCTGCAGCATCAAACGCCGCTACAATCCAAATACCGACTACCGCGCAATAAACCAGGAAACCTTTCATCCAGGCAATATTCTTTAGTTTACGCCACTGTTTGGTTACCAGGGCATAAACAATAATTATGACCATCGGCAATAAAGCTATGGGGCTTTTAATCAATGAGCCTAATCCCATCAATAAAAATGCCAAATAAGACCGGTAGGTAGATCGATCCCTCCCGAATTCTTCGTAGAGAAGCAGCAGGGCGAGCGTCGTGCAAAAAATCAAAGGTAAATCCAGATTCAATCGCATTGCCAACCAACTATAATTTAGAGTAGTTGCTAAAATCGCCCCTGTTAGCAATCCGGTTGTTTTACCTAATTTTTCCCGATAAAATAAGCTAGGATTCCAACTAACAAACTGGCTAAAAAAACCACCGGTAACCTGACGGTCATCACAGTCATTTTTCCAGAAATTGATGCGAACAAGGCAGTTCCCATAAAGTAGAGCGGAGGTTTTTCGTAATAAATATGATTGTTCAAATGAGGGATAACCCAATTATGACTTACCATCATCTCCCGGGCGACTTCGCCGTAACGCGGTTCATCAGGTGACCAGAGATCATAACCGCCGATATTGTAAACAAAAAGGAGAAAACAGGCTGCAATTATCAAAATGCAATAGAACAGATACCGCCGGTCAACCCGGTTATTATCAGGCATATGTCGTCACTCCTCATTTACTTTCGGTCTTTGTATTTTTGATAAGCACCAGATTTCGAAAGTAAATTAAAAAACCGGCTGATTGACCCACTATAAAAACGGGATCCTTACGCTCAATCGCATAAATTAATAAGATCAAACTGCCCGCAATACTTAAATACCAAAACACCACTGGGACCACACTCTTCTTTTCTTTTTCGGAAGTAATCCATTGGACGATAAAACGCAATGAAAATATGGCTTGTCCTAAAAACCCTATCATTAACCAGAACATCCTAGACCTCACCCTTTATTTTGTAGTTTAAATGTCTCCGTTGCATCCATCTAACCGCCAAGGTGTCCTTTAGTCCCTTCCACATTCGATTAGAGATCCCGTATTTCGATTTTCCGTATTGTCTGGGGTAATGACTGACTGCAACCTGGGTTACCCGAAACCCGTTCATCTTAGCCAATGTAGGAAAAAAGCGGTGCATCCCTTCAAAGAGACACATACTTTTTGCCACTTCGTTTTTAAACAGCTTTAAAGGGCATCCCGTATCCTTAATCTCTTCATGGGTTAACCAGTTTCGAACTCCATTACCGATTAATGATGAAATCATTTTTACGATACTGTCCTGCCGGTCGGCCCGTATT
This genomic interval from Acetonema longum DSM 6540 contains the following:
- a CDS encoding lipid-A-disaccharide synthase N-terminal domain-containing protein → MFWLMIGFLGQAIFSLRFIVQWITSEKEKKSVVPVVFWYLSIAGSLILLIYAIERKDPVFIVGQSAGFLIYFRNLVLIKNTKTESK
- a CDS encoding ArnT family glycosyltransferase encodes the protein MGYPSFEQSYLLRKTSALLYGNCLVRINFWKNDCDDRQVTGGFFSQFVSWNPSLFYREKLGKTTGLLTGAILATTLNYSWLAMRLNLDLPLIFCTTLALLLLYEEFGRDRSTYRSYLAFLLMGLGSLIKSPIALLPMVIIIVYALVTKQWRKLKNIAWMKGFLVYCAVVGIWIVAAFDAAGYYYFKVTVLNKVLGYASGADGHPNPFYYYLITFPLEALPWTIFLIPTFHSLYKNRNQLPEMIKFSAIWLIATFVIFSAIGSKRGLYLLQLYPAFAILTAWYFEQHLTQKIKSMKGLRVPAASIGIILLVIGIFLLMKGDVLAGKAAVASLANKAAIDFVSFSLAGLAIIFGCIFGAALFHKDKRIIFGVVIAFAISLILVLKGVVMPAVNPLKSERYLAEELARQRTANQPVGLWGFENNDSGFIFYNGIYFDPVLDHVEEVYEFLKRPGEKLLVVASADRFYKTFGQTCPDDWLVKKYRVGSHDMLLIKASQYQ